Proteins encoded in a region of the Ranitomeya imitator isolate aRanImi1 chromosome 9, aRanImi1.pri, whole genome shotgun sequence genome:
- the C9H11orf24 gene encoding uncharacterized protein C11orf24 homolog yields MMWKTVALVWTVGLCLCDSRVVSAEKAVRLPEVSEISNEDECRQVCRESLSPDNLNCSKSLLLNKWCAAILCNRLCRTREVTMVTDPPFDINYLKKRRKRDKEIKPKDKKQHPAKRTVANKVTPTPSLPSKRLIGPTPTIKITQNATTQLTTTTTKSVPPTTKHSEIPGRQEKKDKKQHPAKRTVANKVTPTPSLPSKRLIGPTPTIKITQNATTQLITTTTKSVSPTTKHPEIPDARTEKAITILETSTTAAITTKTTTESTTSTKQTTTTTEEAKKPNPTTSRIVEEITTTAESTTSTTIKSSPKNTTTKVTTGIETTVKSILTEKPKITTAKATTKQIILITEKEKIPDTITVMVPTVIKSTEPVVSTTKLPVTTQLSAIEDIITTSPHETTAKPETTSTTQILNPTTQITNSKENEKLITTIQPNTTAPKTTAPVPTKLSETSSPTVTNSTTTPGVLSPGGNPSTSQTSMPNSQLLPPTVSSSTDGNQEKDDGSIVIIAGEVTKRVQNTSFLLAVLLLGNLFFLAIIVLFILQAYESYKKKDYTQVDYLINGMYADSDM; encoded by the exons ATAATCTTAACTGCAGCAAATCTTTGCTACTCAACAAGTGGTGTGCAGCAATTCTTTGTAACCGATTATGCCGCACACGTGAAGTTACAATGGTCACAGATCCTCCTTTCG ATATAAATTAtttaaagaaaagaagaaaaagagaTAAGGAAATAAAACCTAAAGACAAGAAGCAACATCCCGCAAAAAGGACTGTAGCAAATAAAGTGACTCCAACTCCTTCTCTACCCTCAAAAAGATTAATAGGACCTACACCAACAATAAAAATTACCCAAAATGCAACAACTCAACTAACAACAACCACCACTAAATCTGTGCCTCCTACTACCAAACATTCAGAAATTCCAGGTAGACAAGAAAAAAAAGACAAGAAGCAACATCCTGCTAAAAGGACTGTAGCAAATAAAGTGACTCCAACTCCTTCTCTACCCTCAAAAAGATTAATAGGACCTACACCAACAATAAAAATTACCCAAAATGCAACAACTCAACTAATAACAACCACCACTAAATCTGTGTCTCCTACTACCAAACATCCAGAAATACCAGATGCCAGAACTGAAAAAGCAATAACTATTTTAGAAACCTCTACAACGGCAGCAATCACAACAAAAACTACTACCGAGTCCACAACTAGTACCAAACAAACTACCACAACCACTGAGGAAGCAAAAAAACCTAATCCAACAACCTCTAGAATAGTAGAAGAAATCACGACAACTGCTGAATCTACAACTAGTACAACAATAAAAAGTTCTCCTAAAAACACAACTACGAAAGTAACTACCGGCATAGAAACCACAGTAAAATCTATTCTCACCGAGAAGCCTAAAATCACAACAGCAAAGGCAACAACAAAGCAAATTATTTTAATAACTGAGAAAGAAAAAATACCTGATACGATCACAGTCATGGTTCCAACGGTTATCAAGAGCACTGAGCCAGTAGTTTCGACAACAAAATTACCCGTGACGACTCAACTATCGGCTATAGAGGATATTATCACTACGAGTCCACACGAGACAACGGCCAAACCTGAAACCACCTCTACAACACAAATCCTCAATCCTACAACACAAATCACCAATTCAAAGGAAAACGAAAAATTAATCACCACGATACAGCCAAATACAACAGCTCCGAAAACAACAGCCCCCGTTCCTACAAAGTTGTCGGAGACCTCTTCACCTACGGTAACGAATTCTACCACCACACCGGGAGTTCTATCACCCGGCGGTAACCCATCCACAAGCCAAACTTCTATGCCAAACTCTCAACTCTTGCCGCCTACCGTGTCTTCTTCAACGGATGGAAACCAAGAGAAAGATGACGGCAGTATCGTTATTATTGCCGGGGAGGTAACGAAACGCGTCCAAAATACCAGCTTTCTACTGGCAGTGCTGCTCCTAGGAAACTTGTTCTTTTTAGCTATAATTGTCCTCTTTATACTTCAGGCTTACGAGAGCTACAAGAAAAAAGACTATACTCAAGTAGATTATTTAATTAATGGGATGTACGCCGATTCTGACATGTAA